In a single window of the Aridibaculum aurantiacum genome:
- a CDS encoding sodium:solute symporter, producing MRNLPVLDLAIIFIYLLAMVLVGFYFSRKNKNSDQFTKASGTIPGWAIGISIYATFVSSNTFLGVPGKVFGSNWNAFVFSLSMPFAAWIASRFFVPFYRKTGEISAYTHLENRFGPWARTYTVICFLLTQLARMGSIFFGIALSLQALIGYDMSTIMIVMGISIIIYTVLGGMEAVIWTEVVQGIIKTIGALLILYFIISEMPGGVSSIIDIGTNHQKFSLGSFSPDLTESTFWVVLFYGFFINLNNFGMDQNYVQRYHTAQSSKQASRSIWMCVALYVPASLLFFIIGSCLFAYYDQNPDLIAVVKQQVASERLGAGASSAQVSEYAAAMKPADYGDKVLPHFMVTKIPTGLVGLIVSAILSAAMSTISSGMNASATVFTMDIYKRYYRPNMGEKNKMFVLHTSTIVFGSLGLITGIAMIGVKSLLDIWWELSGIFAGGMLGLFLLGIISRRTKSHEALTATIIGIIVIIWMTFSKNLTGKYLFLKNPLHTNMVIVVGTLTIFLVGLVITRNKRKVQLSMPAEHKLPKPEPINEL from the coding sequence ATGAGAAATCTGCCTGTCCTCGATCTTGCAATCATCTTTATATACCTGCTGGCCATGGTACTGGTTGGTTTTTATTTTTCGCGTAAGAACAAAAACTCAGACCAGTTCACCAAAGCATCTGGTACCATTCCCGGCTGGGCTATTGGTATTTCCATCTATGCCACTTTTGTAAGTAGCAATACCTTCCTGGGTGTTCCGGGTAAAGTGTTTGGTAGTAACTGGAATGCCTTTGTCTTTAGTCTTTCCATGCCATTTGCAGCATGGATCGCATCCAGGTTTTTTGTTCCTTTTTACCGCAAAACAGGTGAAATATCTGCATATACACATCTGGAAAACCGCTTTGGTCCGTGGGCACGTACCTATACTGTTATTTGCTTTTTGCTTACACAGCTTGCCCGCATGGGTTCTATCTTTTTTGGTATAGCATTAAGCCTGCAGGCGTTGATCGGTTACGATATGAGCACCATTATGATCGTAATGGGAATCTCCATTATCATCTACACCGTGCTTGGTGGAATGGAAGCGGTGATATGGACTGAGGTAGTCCAGGGTATCATCAAGACCATCGGCGCACTGCTTATCCTTTACTTCATTATTTCAGAAATGCCGGGTGGTGTTTCAAGCATCATTGATATTGGTACCAACCACCAAAAGTTCAGTCTTGGTAGTTTTTCACCGGACCTGACTGAGTCGACTTTTTGGGTTGTCTTGTTCTATGGCTTCTTTATCAACCTGAACAATTTTGGTATGGACCAGAATTACGTGCAGCGTTACCATACCGCCCAATCCAGTAAACAAGCTTCCCGCTCTATCTGGATGTGTGTGGCTTTATATGTTCCAGCTTCACTGTTGTTTTTCATTATTGGCTCTTGCCTGTTTGCGTACTACGATCAAAATCCAGACTTAATCGCGGTGGTTAAGCAACAGGTTGCAAGTGAGCGGTTAGGTGCAGGGGCAAGTTCTGCGCAGGTATCAGAATATGCTGCTGCAATGAAGCCGGCAGACTACGGAGACAAGGTATTGCCTCACTTCATGGTGACTAAGATACCAACAGGTCTTGTGGGTTTGATCGTATCGGCTATACTGTCGGCAGCCATGAGTACAATCAGCTCAGGTATGAATGCATCTGCCACCGTTTTTACCATGGATATTTATAAAAGATATTATAGACCTAACATGGGTGAAAAGAACAAAATGTTTGTTTTGCATACTTCAACCATCGTGTTTGGCTCGCTTGGATTGATAACTGGTATTGCTATGATCGGTGTAAAAAGTTTATTGGATATATGGTGGGAACTTTCAGGAATATTTGCAGGTGGCATGCTTGGCTTGTTCCTGCTGGGCATCATCAGCCGCCGTACAAAAAGCCACGAGGCGCTCACAGCCACCATCATTGGTATCATTGTCATCATCTGGATGACTTTCTCGAAAAATCTTACGGGTAAATACTTGTTCCTGAAAAACCCGCTGCATACAAACATGGTGATAGTAGTAGGTACACTCACTATATTCCTGGTTGGGCTGGTGATTACCCGTAACAAAAGGAAGGTGCAGCTATCGATGCCGGCTGAACACAAGCTGCCCAAACCAGAACCAATTAACGAATTATAA